A stretch of the Flavobacterium aquiphilum genome encodes the following:
- a CDS encoding B12-binding domain-containing radical SAM protein, whose amino-acid sequence MKPKLFLITPPFTQLNTPYPATAYIKGFLNTKNIESVQADLGIDVILELFSKEGLEAIFSQTTISDKPKTTNAQRIFALKDEYIKTIDSVIAFLQGKNPTLALQICQEDFLPEASRFAQLEELDWAFGTMGTQDKAKHLATLYLEDISDFIVECIDENFGFSRYAERLGRSANSFDELYEALQQEPTYIDSILLSILKEKIENIQPTLFLISVPFPGNLYSAFRSAQWVKKHYPNIKISMGGGFPNTELRSLSDPRVFEFFDYITLDDGETPIELLCNLVSNPAPLEGLGEFKRTFLLEDGKVVYKNNSTQPDYKQSQVGTPDYSDLSLDKYISVIEIVNPMHRMWSDGRWNKLTMAHGCYWGKCTFCDISLDYIKLYEPVAASLLCDRMEEMIVQTGETGFHYVDEAAPPALMRALALEILRRKLSVTWWTNIRFEKSFTADLCLLLKASGCIAVSGGLEVASDRLLKLIDKGVTVEQVAKVTRNFTEAGIMVHAYLMYGYPTQTVQETVDSLEMVRQLFEAGVLQSGFWHQFAMTAHSPVGMFPEQYGAVPTSPPLEGLGVVFANNDIQFIDSTGIDHDKFSFGLKKSLFNYMHGICFDYDLQEWFDFKIPKSKIGPDFIYDALQKDANFNIKPTAKIVWLGGKPTVEHFTKSKKGNSWEMLSLTFHDKKESFTIQTSKNEGEWLVEILQKISISNVKTYSFQEIKADFEKQSEDFELFWYSKPVNTLREFGLLVL is encoded by the coding sequence TTGAAACCAAAGCTTTTCCTCATCACACCGCCTTTTACCCAACTGAATACTCCGTATCCGGCAACTGCGTACATAAAGGGTTTTTTGAATACTAAAAACATCGAATCGGTTCAGGCGGATTTGGGTATTGATGTGATATTGGAATTGTTCTCAAAAGAAGGATTAGAAGCTATTTTTAGTCAGACTACAATAAGCGATAAACCAAAAACAACAAATGCCCAAAGAATTTTTGCCTTAAAAGACGAATACATCAAAACCATCGATTCGGTTATTGCTTTTTTGCAGGGAAAAAATCCAACATTGGCACTTCAAATTTGTCAGGAGGATTTCTTGCCCGAAGCTTCTCGTTTTGCTCAGTTGGAAGAATTGGATTGGGCTTTTGGAACAATGGGAACACAGGACAAAGCAAAGCATTTGGCAACTTTGTATCTCGAAGATATTTCGGATTTTATCGTGGAATGCATCGATGAAAATTTTGGCTTCAGCCGCTATGCGGAACGTCTTGGTCGGAGTGCCAATTCTTTTGATGAATTGTATGAAGCCTTGCAACAGGAACCAACTTATATTGATTCGATTCTGCTTTCGATTTTAAAGGAAAAAATAGAAAATATTCAGCCGACATTATTCTTGATTTCGGTTCCATTTCCGGGAAATTTATACAGTGCTTTCCGCTCTGCACAATGGGTAAAAAAGCATTACCCAAATATAAAAATATCAATGGGCGGCGGTTTCCCAAATACCGAATTGCGTTCGCTCTCGGATCCTCGGGTTTTTGAGTTTTTTGATTATATCACTTTGGATGATGGCGAAACGCCAATAGAATTGTTATGCAATTTGGTATCGAATCCTGCTCCTTTGGAGGGGCTAGGGGAGTTTAAAAGGACTTTTCTGTTAGAAGATGGAAAAGTAGTTTATAAAAACAATTCCACTCAACCGGATTACAAACAATCCCAAGTGGGAACACCGGATTATTCGGATTTATCGTTGGATAAATACATTTCGGTTATCGAAATTGTAAATCCGATGCACCGAATGTGGAGTGACGGACGCTGGAACAAACTTACGATGGCGCACGGCTGTTATTGGGGAAAATGTACTTTCTGCGACATTTCTCTGGATTATATCAAGTTGTATGAACCTGTCGCGGCGAGTTTGCTTTGCGACCGAATGGAGGAAATGATTGTCCAAACTGGAGAAACCGGTTTTCATTATGTTGACGAAGCTGCGCCTCCTGCTTTGATGCGGGCTTTGGCACTCGAAATCCTTCGCAGGAAATTATCGGTTACCTGGTGGACAAACATTCGTTTCGAAAAAAGTTTTACGGCCGATTTGTGTTTGCTATTAAAAGCTTCTGGTTGTATTGCCGTTTCTGGCGGACTCGAAGTAGCTTCGGACAGATTGCTGAAACTAATTGACAAAGGTGTTACGGTAGAGCAAGTGGCCAAAGTTACCCGTAATTTTACCGAAGCGGGCATTATGGTACACGCTTATTTGATGTATGGTTATCCAACCCAAACGGTTCAGGAAACGGTGGATAGCCTTGAAATGGTACGTCAATTGTTTGAAGCAGGCGTTTTGCAATCGGGGTTTTGGCATCAATTTGCGATGACGGCTCACAGTCCGGTGGGAATGTTTCCGGAGCAGTATGGAGCTGTTCCAACTTCCCCTCCTTTGGAGGGGCTAGGGGTGGTTTTTGCCAATAACGATATACAATTTATAGATTCAACAGGAATCGACCACGATAAATTCAGTTTTGGATTGAAGAAATCGCTGTTCAATTATATGCACGGAATCTGTTTTGATTATGACTTGCAGGAATGGTTCGATTTCAAAATTCCAAAGAGCAAAATTGGTCCCGATTTTATTTATGATGCACTTCAGAAAGATGCCAATTTTAATATTAAGCCTACTGCCAAAATTGTTTGGTTAGGCGGAAAACCTACTGTTGAACATTTCACCAAATCAAAAAAAGGTAACTCATGGGAAATGTTGTCTTTAACTTTTCATGACAAAAAGGAAAGTTTTACGATTCAAACTTCAAAAAATGAAGGCGAATGGCTTGTCGAAATACTTCAAAAAATCTCGATTTCAAACGTGAAAACTTATTCTTTTCAGGAAATAAAAGCCGATTTTGAAAAGCAATCGGAAGACTTCGAGTTGTTTTGGTATTCGAAACCTGTAAACACTTTGAGGGAATTTGGATTGTTGGTTTTATAA
- a CDS encoding ankyrin repeat domain-containing protein, which produces MKNSIFFLGIALLSFITVSTASNNIPTAKNEFATVAYDDDVTPLCQAIIKGDVEVVKKFIEYGVDVNQKSNGLTPLMIAARSNKVEIVKYLIENCKVKINEKDSNGFTALKYAELSNATESIEILKNHK; this is translated from the coding sequence ATGAAAAATTCAATCTTTTTTTTAGGAATTGCTTTACTTTCTTTCATTACTGTTTCAACAGCTTCAAACAATATTCCAACTGCAAAAAATGAATTCGCAACTGTAGCATACGATGATGATGTAACACCATTGTGTCAAGCTATCATCAAAGGAGATGTTGAAGTAGTTAAAAAATTCATCGAATACGGAGTGGATGTAAATCAAAAATCTAACGGGTTAACCCCTTTGATGATTGCTGCCCGTAGCAACAAAGTAGAAATTGTTAAATATCTTATTGAAAATTGCAAAGTAAAAATCAACGAAAAAGATTCTAACGGATTTACTGCCTTGAAATATGCTGAACTTTCAAATGCTACCGAATCAATTGAAATTTTAAAAAACCATAAATAA
- a CDS encoding biotin/lipoyl-containing protein encodes MGSNYKVTVNDAFHFDFEKESVSKLDAIPTEVNEFHVLHQNTPYKAEIISSDFNHKRYTVKVNNTDYTVSIANALDILIKEMGFEIGSAKQVNAIKAPMPGLILEINVVAGQTVKENDNLIILSAMKMENSFLSPRDGVIKSISVSKGDAVEKGQLLIEFE; translated from the coding sequence ATGGGTTCGAACTACAAAGTAACCGTAAACGATGCTTTCCATTTTGATTTTGAAAAAGAAAGCGTTTCCAAATTGGATGCAATACCTACAGAGGTAAATGAATTTCATGTCCTGCATCAAAACACGCCTTATAAAGCGGAAATCATCTCTTCGGATTTTAATCATAAACGCTATACAGTGAAGGTGAATAATACCGATTATACTGTTTCTATTGCCAACGCGTTGGATATTTTGATCAAGGAAATGGGATTTGAAATTGGATCGGCTAAACAGGTCAATGCGATCAAAGCACCAATGCCGGGGCTTATTTTGGAAATCAATGTCGTTGCAGGACAAACCGTCAAGGAGAATGACAATTTGATTATTTTGAGTGCGATGAAAATGGAGAATAGTTTTCTTTCGCCTCGTGACGGGGTTATCAAATCTATCTCGGTGAGTAAGGGCGATGCGGTGGAAAAAGGTCAGTTGTTAATTGAGTTTGAGTAA
- the accC gene encoding acetyl-CoA carboxylase biotin carboxylase subunit, with product MKKILVANRGEIAIRVMKTAQKMGIKTVAVYSTVDRNAPHVKFADEAVWIGEAPSSQSYLMGSKIIEVAKSLNVDAIHPGYGFLSENAEFAEEVDKNNLIFIGPKSKAIKMMGSKLAAKDAVKAYNIPMVPGIDQVITDIEKAKQAATAIGFPILIKASAGGGGKGMRVVENEADFESQMNRAISEAMAAFGDGSVFIEKYVASPRHIEIQVMADSHGNFLYFFERECSIQRRHQKVVEEAPSAVLTPELRKKMGEAAVLVAKSCDYLGAGTVEFLLDENNNFYFLEMNTRLQVEHPVTELITGTDLVELQIRIARGEELTIKQEDLHIKGHALELRVYAEDPMNDFLPSVGHLDVYQLPVGEGIRVDNGFDQGMDIPIYYDPMLAKLITYGKTREEAIQLMIKAIENYRVEGVQTTLPFGKFVFGHEAFRSGKFDTHFVKKYYNADVLKNQMAQEAEIAALIALKQYFEDQKIVRLPN from the coding sequence ATGAAAAAAATACTGGTTGCCAATAGAGGGGAAATTGCCATTAGGGTGATGAAAACTGCGCAAAAAATGGGGATTAAAACCGTTGCCGTTTATTCGACTGTGGATAGAAACGCCCCGCATGTGAAATTTGCTGATGAAGCGGTTTGGATTGGGGAAGCTCCTTCGAGCCAATCGTATTTGATGGGAAGTAAAATTATTGAGGTGGCAAAATCTTTGAATGTAGATGCGATTCATCCGGGATACGGATTCCTGAGTGAGAATGCAGAATTTGCCGAAGAAGTAGATAAAAACAACCTCATTTTTATTGGTCCAAAATCAAAGGCTATAAAAATGATGGGAAGTAAACTGGCTGCCAAAGATGCCGTAAAAGCTTATAATATCCCAATGGTTCCCGGTATTGACCAAGTGATTACCGATATCGAAAAAGCAAAACAGGCTGCCACTGCAATTGGTTTTCCTATTTTGATAAAAGCTTCGGCGGGTGGTGGAGGAAAAGGAATGCGAGTGGTGGAAAACGAAGCTGATTTTGAATCGCAAATGAATCGTGCCATAAGCGAAGCAATGGCTGCTTTTGGAGATGGATCGGTTTTTATAGAAAAATATGTGGCATCACCGCGTCATATCGAAATTCAGGTGATGGCGGACAGTCACGGCAATTTTTTATATTTTTTTGAAAGGGAATGCAGTATTCAGCGTCGTCACCAAAAAGTGGTAGAAGAAGCACCTTCGGCAGTTTTAACACCTGAATTGCGTAAAAAAATGGGTGAGGCAGCTGTTTTGGTGGCTAAATCTTGTGATTATTTGGGAGCGGGAACAGTGGAGTTTTTATTGGACGAAAATAATAATTTCTATTTCCTCGAAATGAATACTCGTTTGCAAGTAGAGCACCCCGTTACGGAATTGATTACAGGAACTGATTTAGTTGAATTGCAGATTAGAATTGCAAGGGGAGAAGAATTGACCATAAAACAAGAAGATTTGCATATAAAAGGCCATGCACTTGAATTGCGTGTTTATGCCGAAGATCCTATGAATGATTTCCTGCCGAGTGTAGGACATTTGGATGTTTATCAATTGCCTGTTGGCGAAGGGATTCGCGTGGACAACGGTTTTGATCAGGGTATGGACATCCCGATTTATTACGATCCGATGTTGGCGAAATTAATCACTTATGGGAAAACTCGTGAAGAAGCGATTCAGTTGATGATTAAAGCGATCGAAAATTACCGTGTGGAAGGAGTTCAGACGACTTTGCCTTTCGGGAAATTTGTTTTCGGACACGAGGCCTTTCGTTCGGGGAAATTCGACACGCATTTTGTTAAGAAATATTACAATGCAGATGTGTTGAAAAACCAAATGGCTCAGGAAGCGGAGATTGCAGCTTTGATCGCATTGAAACAATATTTTGAAGATCAAAAGATCGTTCGCTTACCGAATTGA
- a CDS encoding acyl-CoA carboxylase subunit beta, translated as MQDKIKTLNDKIAQALLGGGLKRIAKQHSSKKLTARERIDYLMDEGSFEEIGMLVTHRTTDFGMEKEMYYGDGVITGYGTINGRLVYIFAQDFTVFGGSLSETHAEKICKVMDMAVKMGAPMIGLNDSGGARIQEGVRSLGGYADIFYRNVQASGVIPQISAIMGPCAGGAVYSPAMTDFTIMVEETSYMFVTGPNVVKTVTNESVTSEELGGASTHSTKSGVAHRTAVNGVACLEDIKKLLSYLPQNNKETPKNLPYELKEEIREQLANIIPENPNKPYDMHSVIAGIIDEDSFFEIHKNYAENILVGFARLGGRSIGIVANQPMFLAGCLDVNSSKKAARFTRFCDAFNIPLLVLVDVPGFLPGTDQEWNGIIVHGAKLLYALSEATVPRVTVITRKAYGGAYDVMNSKHIGADMNFAWPTAEIAVMGAKGASEIIFKKEIHDAEDHEAKLLEKEAEYAELFANPYTAAQRGFVDEVILPQDTRRKLIKAFSMLENKVVDTPKRKHGNIPL; from the coding sequence ATGCAAGACAAAATAAAAACACTCAACGATAAAATTGCCCAAGCCCTTTTGGGTGGAGGACTTAAGCGTATAGCCAAACAGCATTCAAGTAAAAAACTCACGGCAAGGGAACGTATCGATTATTTGATGGATGAAGGTTCTTTTGAAGAAATTGGGATGTTGGTGACACATCGAACCACCGATTTCGGGATGGAAAAAGAAATGTATTACGGTGATGGAGTCATCACGGGTTACGGAACCATCAACGGAAGGTTGGTGTATATTTTTGCACAGGATTTTACGGTTTTTGGAGGTTCATTGTCCGAAACTCACGCCGAGAAAATCTGTAAAGTTATGGATATGGCTGTCAAAATGGGAGCACCCATGATCGGACTTAACGACTCGGGCGGGGCACGTATTCAGGAAGGTGTTCGTTCATTGGGAGGTTATGCCGATATTTTCTACCGAAATGTGCAGGCTAGCGGTGTGATTCCTCAAATTTCGGCCATTATGGGACCTTGTGCAGGTGGAGCGGTTTATTCTCCGGCTATGACCGATTTTACGATTATGGTAGAGGAAACCAGCTATATGTTTGTAACGGGACCAAACGTGGTGAAAACCGTGACTAACGAATCGGTTACTTCGGAGGAGTTGGGAGGTGCCAGCACACACTCCACTAAGTCGGGTGTGGCACATCGAACTGCTGTTAATGGTGTGGCTTGTTTGGAGGATATTAAGAAGCTACTTAGTTATTTGCCGCAAAACAACAAAGAAACGCCAAAGAATTTGCCGTATGAGCTGAAAGAAGAAATACGAGAACAATTGGCAAACATTATTCCAGAGAACCCAAATAAGCCTTATGACATGCACAGCGTAATAGCTGGAATTATAGACGAAGATTCGTTTTTTGAAATACATAAAAATTATGCCGAAAATATTCTTGTGGGTTTCGCTCGATTGGGAGGACGAAGTATAGGGATTGTTGCCAACCAACCGATGTTTTTGGCGGGATGTCTTGATGTGAACAGTTCCAAAAAAGCGGCGAGATTTACCCGTTTTTGTGATGCGTTTAATATACCGCTCTTGGTGTTGGTGGATGTGCCGGGCTTTTTGCCGGGAACCGATCAGGAATGGAACGGAATCATTGTTCACGGGGCAAAACTACTTTACGCTTTGAGCGAAGCTACGGTGCCTCGGGTAACCGTAATCACCCGCAAAGCTTACGGTGGTGCCTATGATGTGATGAATTCCAAGCACATTGGAGCCGATATGAATTTTGCCTGGCCAACTGCCGAGATTGCGGTGATGGGAGCCAAAGGAGCCTCGGAAATTATATTTAAAAAAGAAATCCACGACGCCGAAGACCATGAAGCCAAACTTTTGGAGAAAGAAGCTGAATATGCTGAACTTTTTGCGAATCCTTACACGGCTGCCCAGCGCGGTTTTGTGGATGAGGTAATTTTACCGCAAGATACCCGACGCAAATTGATAAAGGCGTTTAGTATGTTGGAGAATAAAGTTGTTGATACGCCTAAAAGAAAACACGGAAATATTCCTTTGTAA
- a CDS encoding PmeII family type II restriction endonuclease: MPNRTEKELLIEIVEYFNLYIFENHINAALKVHSKLKSYNINPIVVKYLSKVLEGNYNAVGVAKALYYPRVLGTSINTSFGTRIQNMFVDLKIGEGSLIKGMDIEFIDKIDNRRKWCQLKSGPNTINSEDVKPLIKKFTDTINLARTNKAFKNINNTDFIVGVLYGEQNELSMHYKVIDKTHPVIIGKDFWHRVTGFPSFYDGLVDSLQRLINNIDTQDLINKGVEELAKEIESSQLFDFNKL; this comes from the coding sequence ATGCCAAATAGAACTGAAAAAGAACTTTTAATTGAAATTGTAGAGTATTTCAATTTATATATTTTTGAAAATCATATAAATGCTGCTTTAAAAGTTCACTCAAAACTCAAATCCTACAATATTAATCCTATTGTAGTGAAGTATTTGTCAAAAGTTTTAGAAGGAAATTATAATGCAGTTGGTGTGGCTAAGGCACTTTATTATCCTAGGGTTTTAGGAACTTCAATAAATACTTCTTTTGGTACAAGAATTCAAAATATGTTTGTTGATTTAAAAATTGGTGAAGGCTCTTTAATTAAAGGAATGGATATAGAATTTATAGATAAAATTGATAATCGACGAAAATGGTGTCAATTAAAGTCTGGGCCAAATACAATTAATTCTGAAGATGTAAAACCTTTAATAAAAAAGTTTACAGATACAATTAATCTTGCCAGAACAAACAAAGCATTTAAAAATATAAATAATACAGACTTTATAGTTGGTGTTCTTTATGGTGAACAGAATGAGTTAAGTATGCATTACAAAGTCATAGATAAAACACATCCAGTTATTATTGGAAAAGATTTTTGGCACAGAGTTACTGGATTTCCTAGTTTTTATGATGGTCTAGTTGATAGTTTACAAAGATTAATTAACAATATTGATACTCAGGATTTAATTAACAAAGGAGTTGAAGAACTTGCAAAAGAAATTGAAAGTTCTCAACTTTTTGACTTCAATAAATTATAA
- the dcm gene encoding DNA (cytosine-5-)-methyltransferase, with protein MVMNEEYMTLSETSEYIGKSKETLRRWDKEGKLTAVREPMSNYRVYRKSDVETLFFNFLDEKIQETVSNYTEPHNEYTVLELFAGAGGLAVGMEKAGLKCVALNEIDKWACQTLRKNRPNWNVLEGDIKSFNFSEYNNKVDIVTGGFPCQAFSYAGKKLGLADARGTLFYEFARAVKEVNPPICIGENVRGLLSHENGKTLEGMISILDEIGYNVVPVQVLKAINYNVPQKRERLILVGIRKDIDLKYEYPKPYKKIYNLKDALKKGDLFDCDVPKSEGSKYPKSKIDVLKLVPQKGYWRDLPLEIQKEFMGGSFHLGGGKTGIARRIGWDEPCLTLTCSPAQKQTERCHPEETRPFTVREYARIQTFPDDWKFEGSIAQQYKQIGNAVPVNLGKEVGYSIVKFLNSYYNLLKSKS; from the coding sequence ATGGTTATGAATGAAGAATATATGACACTTTCTGAAACTTCGGAATACATTGGTAAAAGTAAAGAAACTTTGAGACGTTGGGATAAAGAAGGTAAATTGACTGCTGTTCGTGAACCGATGAGCAATTACAGAGTTTACAGAAAATCTGATGTTGAGACTTTATTTTTTAATTTTTTAGATGAAAAAATTCAAGAGACAGTATCTAATTATACAGAACCTCATAATGAATATACTGTTTTAGAGCTTTTTGCGGGAGCCGGTGGATTAGCCGTTGGGATGGAAAAAGCAGGACTAAAATGTGTTGCTTTAAATGAAATTGATAAATGGGCATGTCAAACTTTGCGAAAAAATCGTCCAAATTGGAATGTTTTGGAAGGAGATATAAAATCTTTTAATTTTTCTGAATATAATAACAAAGTTGATATTGTAACTGGTGGATTTCCTTGCCAAGCATTCAGTTATGCAGGAAAAAAATTAGGTTTAGCAGATGCAAGAGGAACTTTATTTTATGAATTTGCAAGAGCTGTTAAAGAAGTAAATCCGCCTATTTGTATTGGGGAAAATGTACGTGGTTTGCTAAGTCACGAAAATGGAAAAACTCTCGAAGGAATGATTTCTATTTTAGATGAAATAGGTTATAATGTTGTCCCTGTTCAAGTTTTAAAAGCAATAAATTATAATGTCCCTCAAAAAAGAGAACGATTAATTCTAGTTGGAATTAGAAAAGATATTGATTTAAAATATGAATATCCCAAACCTTATAAGAAAATATATAACTTGAAAGATGCTCTTAAAAAAGGTGATTTATTTGATTGTGACGTCCCTAAATCAGAAGGTTCAAAATATCCGAAAAGTAAAATTGATGTTTTAAAATTAGTTCCGCAGAAAGGCTATTGGAGAGATTTACCTCTTGAAATTCAAAAAGAATTTATGGGAGGAAGTTTTCATCTTGGCGGTGGAAAAACTGGAATTGCAAGGAGAATAGGCTGGGACGAACCTTGCCTTACACTAACTTGCAGTCCCGCACAAAAACAAACAGAAAGATGCCATCCCGAAGAAACTCGCCCATTTACTGTTCGAGAATATGCTAGAATACAAACTTTTCCTGACGACTGGAAATTTGAAGGATCTATTGCTCAACAATATAAGCAAATAGGAAACGCAGTTCCTGTTAATTTAGGAAAAGAAGTTGGCTATTCGATTGTGAAGTTTTTAAATAGTTATTATAATTTATTGAAGTCAAAAAGTTGA
- a CDS encoding antibiotic biosynthesis monooxygenase → MENQGATVVISHQIKEGKQKQYEEWLEEVVPICRSYKGNMDLQIVKPIPNLTFTYTVIIRFDTVENLKFWMESDTRKNLIEKAKPFFVIGDQYFIKSGLDFLFLPEQGNQKAPVRWKQYLVTWSAIFPLSIFIPLIVLPVLNTLHFPENRFVNSFFISGTVVFIMVYWLMPRYTKLIKKWLYK, encoded by the coding sequence ATGGAAAATCAAGGAGCAACTGTTGTAATATCTCATCAAATTAAGGAGGGAAAACAAAAACAATACGAGGAATGGTTGGAAGAAGTTGTTCCGATTTGTAGAAGTTATAAGGGAAATATGGATTTGCAAATAGTCAAGCCAATCCCTAATTTGACTTTTACTTATACGGTGATCATTCGCTTTGATACTGTAGAAAATTTGAAATTTTGGATGGAATCAGATACAAGAAAAAATCTAATAGAAAAAGCCAAGCCTTTTTTTGTTATCGGTGATCAATATTTTATTAAAAGTGGTTTGGATTTTCTTTTTTTGCCAGAACAGGGAAATCAGAAAGCACCCGTTCGTTGGAAACAATATTTGGTCACTTGGTCAGCCATTTTTCCTTTGTCCATATTCATTCCGTTGATAGTTTTACCTGTTTTGAATACTTTACATTTTCCCGAAAACCGATTCGTAAATTCATTTTTTATTTCAGGAACTGTTGTCTTTATAATGGTTTATTGGCTTATGCCAAGGTACACCAAACTAATAAAAAAATGGCTTTATAAATAA
- a CDS encoding SGNH/GDSL hydrolase family protein: protein MNYKKIGFLFLLVSVSFGSIAQKQAETKSYFEYHGRVEKLADDKVVLVGSASSVSFDFSGDSCSVSLQSAVDHQVYVSLELDGKYIGRVRIDAGEMKSYPVAVSDRKKTHHLSIYKATEAANGGVLFGGTNAKLIESPATKKRKKIELIGDSITCGFGNDASTIPCGSGEWYDQHNAYWAYGPILARALDLDFVLSSVSGYGMYRNWNDEHIDEPIIPDVYENLYLNKDSSKPYDFAFQPDLVSICLGTNDLSDGDGKKARLPFNEKKYVSNYIDFIKTVYKHAPNTRIVLLSSPMVSGEKNVTLIKCLKKVIQAFENDTLHKSITLFEFQPMTPKGCGYHPDIADDKAMASQLIPYFKKY, encoded by the coding sequence ATGAATTATAAAAAAATTGGTTTTCTATTTTTATTGGTTTCCGTTTCATTCGGTTCAATTGCCCAGAAACAGGCAGAAACCAAGTCATATTTTGAATATCACGGAAGAGTCGAAAAATTGGCTGACGATAAGGTGGTGCTAGTAGGCTCAGCTTCATCGGTTTCTTTTGATTTTAGTGGGGATTCTTGTTCTGTTTCTTTGCAAAGTGCTGTTGACCATCAAGTTTATGTCTCACTGGAACTCGATGGAAAGTATATCGGGAGGGTCCGAATCGATGCCGGAGAAATGAAAAGTTATCCGGTTGCGGTTTCCGATAGAAAAAAAACGCACCATCTTTCAATTTATAAAGCTACGGAAGCTGCCAACGGAGGTGTTTTGTTTGGCGGAACCAATGCAAAATTAATTGAAAGTCCTGCGACTAAAAAAAGAAAAAAAATTGAACTCATAGGCGATTCCATAACTTGCGGTTTTGGGAATGATGCATCTACGATTCCTTGCGGCAGTGGAGAATGGTATGACCAGCACAATGCTTATTGGGCTTACGGGCCAATATTGGCAAGGGCTTTGGATCTTGATTTTGTGTTGAGCTCCGTTTCAGGTTACGGGATGTACCGCAACTGGAATGACGAGCATATCGACGAGCCAATCATTCCTGATGTTTATGAAAATTTATACCTAAATAAAGATAGTTCCAAACCGTATGATTTTGCTTTTCAACCCGATTTGGTGAGTATTTGTTTAGGTACGAATGACCTTTCTGACGGTGACGGAAAAAAAGCGAGATTACCATTTAATGAGAAAAAATACGTTTCTAATTATATCGATTTTATCAAAACGGTTTACAAACATGCTCCAAATACCCGAATTGTACTTTTGTCCAGTCCGATGGTTTCGGGCGAAAAAAATGTTACTCTTATTAAATGTCTGAAAAAAGTGATTCAGGCTTTTGAAAACGATACTTTGCACAAGTCAATTACATTATTCGAGTTCCAACCGATGACACCAAAAGGCTGTGGCTACCATCCTGATATAGCTGATGATAAAGCCATGGCATCTCAGTTGATTCCTTATTTTAAAAAATATTAA